One Blastocatellia bacterium genomic window, TGCCCGCTCCCGCGAGTATCATGATGAGACTCGCGTCACCTCCTCCAGGCGCCGCCCGACAACGGTGCCAATGATGTCCTGCGCCAGGCGCACAGCATCCGCCTCCAGATGGTGTTTGGCCTCCGTCACCTGCTCGCGCAATTGCTCTTTCGCCTGCCGGACGGCTTCGGTCATTTCGCGCTTGGTCTCGGCGATGATCTGATCGCGCTCGCGCAGGGCCTGTTGCCGCCGCTGCTCGATGAGGCGATACCCCTCGGCCCGAGTCCGCCGGAGAACATCCTCATAATATGAGAGCTTGTGCTCACATTCAGCCAGAATGGCTCTGGCCTCGGACTCGAACCCTCGCGTCCGCCGCTCTCGCTCATCCAGCACCCGAAGGATCGGTTGAAAGAGCGTGCGATTGAGAATCCACACCAGCGCGAGCGTCGTCAGGAAAACCACAATCGCTGTTGCATCCGGTTGAAGAATATTCTGCGCCAGAACGTGAGCCATATCCCCTACCGCGCGTCGTGCCCGGTTTTCAAAGGGGGCAAAGCTACCATAGCCCGGAAATAAGTGTCAAGCGGCCACCCCGTTCGGGCGCACGCCCCAATTGCAGGATCGCTCAGGCGGCTCGCGAAACCGCCGGCCAACGCCCCACTCCGGCGCTCAAAAACGCCAAGAGGAAAAAATGACGGCGCGTTTGGAGACGCGCCAGACCACCGGAGGCGGCCATTCCCGGCAACGCGCTCCCGGTCCTCAACGAACGTGCCGTCCCCCGACAGGACGGTAAACATGGCGCTCCTGAGGGGGCGTTGAAACACGGTAAAGGCAGGTCTCGTCGGCTATTTTCAGTTGAGAGGCAGCCGCGCAATGGAATCCATCCGGCGCTGGAAAACCATCCTCGCCAAAAGGTTGGAAAAGCCGACCTTTATCGGGATTTTCACCAACTGAGCGGCTCCGTTACGTGCGTATGGCGAGGAACACGGCGCGGCGTAAGGAGAAGCGCAGGGGGTTGGCCTTTACGGCGAACAACTCGCGTAACCGAGGCGGCGCCTGAGTCAGCATGACGGCAAGCACCTGGCGCAACTCCGGAGGGGTCCCGGACCGCTCCACCCAGGGTTCAAATTCCAGCTCCAGTTCTATTTCCTCACAGGCTTCAATGGCTAAACCCGCACCGGAAAACGCGGCTCGCCACTCGGCGACACTCCAGTCCCGCACATGGGTGGGATCGCGTAAAGCTTCCACGGCATTGATGAACCGATCGGCGACTTCGTCGGCAGGAGGCACCGTATCGGAAACCACGAGACGACCGCCTGGCCGTAAGACTCGTGCCATTTCCCGGACCGCATCCTCCAGTCGGGGATAGTGATGCGCCGCCATGCGGCATGTCACAAGATCAAAAGATCCATTGCCAAAGGGAAGGGCTCGGGCGTCCGCTTCCTGAAACTCTACATTACGGAGTCCACGTTCGGCGGCGAGATGGCGCGCCACCGCCAGCATCTGAGGAGTAAGGTCTATGGCCACCACGCGCGCTACGTGTGGCGCAAGCGCCATCGCCATGTGGCCCGCGCCCGTGGACACGTCCAGGGCCACATCTTCAGGTTGCGGTCGTGCGAACTGCACCGCCAGCCCCAGGTCTGCGCCGCGGGCATGTACCGTGCTCGTGGCATATAAATCCGCAGCCCGACCGAATCGCGCCTGAACGTCACGTTCCTTGACCATCATGCCACCTCTTCCTGTAGCGAGTGCCTCGTTTCAGACCGACGATTCACACGACGAACGATCCCGTCCCAGGGGAAAGGCAAAATTTGGGCGATGATAAATGTCCGGAACCAACGGGCGGCTCGGTGGACGTCGGCCAGGTACTGCTCGATGGCTGGCCGTTCGTCCGGAAACCACTCGATGAGAGTCTTTCGGTAGGCCGCCTCACCGACGGGCACCTCAAAGGTGAAGTCCGGGAAGACGAACTTCTCAAAGGGAGCGGCATCGGATTCCACCGGACCTGCCTCCGGGTGATGAAGTCCATCAGTGTGCGGGACAGTTGCCCTGTGGCCATGTGGCCCGCGCAGACCAACTTCCCAGCGAAACCCGCCGGGCTGCTCAACGATGTGCGTACAGCCGCCCAGCTTGAAGTGTCGCTCCAGGACGAGGACCCGTTGATGGCGTAACCGGGCCAACAGGCTGGCGACCGTCAGACCGCCGATCCCCGACCCGATCA contains:
- a CDS encoding FAD-dependent oxidoreductase, which translates into the protein MPNSPYDVIVIGSGIGGLTVASLLARLRHQRVLVLERHFKLGGCTHIVEQPGGFRWEVGLRGPHGHRATVPHTDGLHHPEAGPVESDAAPFEKFVFPDFTFEVPVGEAAYRKTLIEWFPDERPAIEQYLADVHRAARWFRTFIIAQILPFPWDGIVRRVNRRSETRHSLQEEVA
- a CDS encoding methyltransferase domain-containing protein translates to MMVKERDVQARFGRAADLYATSTVHARGADLGLAVQFARPQPEDVALDVSTGAGHMAMALAPHVARVVAIDLTPQMLAVARHLAAERGLRNVEFQEADARALPFGNGSFDLVTCRMAAHHYPRLEDAVREMARVLRPGGRLVVSDTVPPADEVADRFINAVEALRDPTHVRDWSVAEWRAAFSGAGLAIEACEEIELELEFEPWVERSGTPPELRQVLAVMLTQAPPRLRELFAVKANPLRFSLRRAVFLAIRT
- a CDS encoding ATP synthase F0 subunit B translates to MAHVLAQNILQPDATAIVVFLTTLALVWILNRTLFQPILRVLDERERRTRGFESEARAILAECEHKLSYYEDVLRRTRAEGYRLIEQRRQQALRERDQIIAETKREMTEAVRQAKEQLREQVTEAKHHLEADAVRLAQDIIGTVVGRRLEEVTRVSS